Proteins from one Gossypium raimondii isolate GPD5lz chromosome 8, ASM2569854v1, whole genome shotgun sequence genomic window:
- the LOC105791139 gene encoding polypyrimidine tract-binding protein homolog 2 produces MASVSSQPQFRYTQPPSKVLHLRNLPWECTEEELIELGKPFGKIVNTKCNVGANRNQAFIEFADLNQAIAMISYYASSSEPAQVRGKTVYLQYSNRQEIVNNKTTADVAGNVLLVTIEGQDARLVSIDVLHLVFSAFGFVHKITTFEKTAGFQALVQFSDAETATSAKGALDGRIIPRYLLSENISPCTLRITYSAHTDLSVKFQSHRSRDYTNPYLPVAPSAIDGSGQFNLGLDGKKLEPESNVLLASIENMQYAVTLDVLHMVFSAFGPVQKIAMFDKNGGLQALIQYPDVQTAVLAKDTLEGHCIYDGGFCKLHLSYSRHTDLSIKVNNDRSRDYTIPNLAMVNPQPSTLGQQPVQAMGGPAAHQYNGTPYAPGLQQPTMPPQPSGGWTSSVPAMAQQSMPVQMSNHHPYIPPTSMPQTNPGMMRMPGQGGVPPAAAGGAMPPYRSNQM; encoded by the exons ATGGCCTCGGTATCAAGTCAGCCTCAGTTCCGTTACACTCAACCCCCATCTAAGGTGCTGCATTTGAGAAACTTGCCATGGGAGTGTACGGAGGAAGAGTTGATCGAGCTGGGGAAGCCATTTGGTAAGATCGTTAACACCAAGTGCAATGTTGGAGCCAATCGTAATCAAGCTTTCATTGAATTC GCTGACTTGAATCAAGCTATTGCCATGATATCGTATTATGCTTCATCTTCAGAGCCTGCTCAAGTAAGGGGTAAAACGGTCTACCTGCAATATTCTAACAGGCAAGAAATTGTAAACAACAAAACGACCGCAGATGTTGCCGGGAATGTACTGTTGGTAACAATCGAAGGTCAAGATGCACGGCTTGTCTCCATAGATGTATTGCACTTG GTATTTTCAGCTTTTGGATTTGTGCATAAAATTACTACCTTTGAGAAGACAGCTGGATTTCAG GCTTTGGTGCAGTTTTCAGATGCAGAAACAGCCACATCTGCAAAAGGTGCCTTGGATGGACGAATCATCCCTAG GTACCTGCTTTCTGAAAATATATCTCCGTGTACACTTAGGATTACTTATTCTGCTCATACAGATTTGAGTGTGAAGTTCCAGAGCCACAGAAGCAG AGATTATACCAATCCCTATCTTCCTGTCGCTCCTTCGGCTATAGATGGAAGTGGCCAG TTTAATTTGGGTCTTGATGGGAAAAAACTCGAACCAGAAAGTAATGTTTTACTTGCATCAATCGAGAACATGCAGTATGCTGTTACCTTGGATGTGCTACACATG GTCTTCTCTGCTTTTGGTCCTGTTCAAAAGATTGCCATGTTTGATAAGAATGGTGGACTACAGGCACTAATTCAGTACCCAG ATGTTCAGACAGCTGTTTTGGCTAAGGACACCTTGGAAGGGCACTGCATATATGATGGAGGATTTTGCAAGCTCCATCTCTCATATTCACGCCACACTGATCTCAGTATAAAA GTCAACAATGATCGGAGCAGAGATTACACAATCCCTAACCTGGCCATGGTTAACCCTCAGCCTTCAACATTGGGGCAACAGCCAGTTCAAGCAATGGGTGGTCCAGCTGCTCATCAATACAATGGGACTCCATATGCTCCAGGGTTACAACAACCTACAATGCCGCCTCAGCCTTCAGGTGGATGGACCTCAAGTGTTCCGGCAATGGCACAGCAATCCATGCCAGTGCAGATGAGTAATCATCATCCTTACATACCACCAACCTCAATGCCTCAAACGAATCCCGGAATGATGCGAATGCCAGGCCAGGGAGGTGTACCACCAGCAGCAGCAGGTGGGGCAATGCCTCCTTACAGATCCAATCAGATGTAA